Proteins from a genomic interval of Nostoc sp. TCL240-02:
- a CDS encoding AAA family ATPase, translated as MMIALPGFKIVTLLKAGVKAVIYRGIKIKDQCPVIIKGLRPEQCTPNNIEQLKREYAIAQRLNIPAAVKVYALEMHQGIPYLIMEDFEARSLDQLLDQFQEPVSFLKIAIEITSKLAQIHTRNIVHKDIKPQNILVNLDTSQVKIADFGIAAFIPYQQQIVSSSSRIEGSLPYLSPEQTGRMNRGIDHRSDLYSLGVTFYEMLTDQLPFQGKDPLEWVHCHIAQSPPSPKKLNDDIPLMLCDIIIKLLSKVAEQRYQSALGLQFDLEQCLKQLETTGEIQSFILGEQDISKRFQIPQKLYGREQEIAKLLQAFERVVSQGKPELVLVSGYAGIGKYSLVKEIHKPIVKERGVFIFGKFDQYKRDIPYSTIVQAFKTLVRQILTEPEEQLANWKKRIQIALGNNGRLITDVIPEVELIVGEQPPIPELGPSESQNRFNLVFQNFLSVFSQKEHPLTVFLDDMQWADSATLNLIQTVITGSSIHYLCFILAYQDNEVDVVHPFSLMMEKICQQGVRKTEIILTPLNLVHVNQLIADTLHSSAERVEPLAQLIIQKTDGNPFFINEFLKTLHQENLLIFDPRQSLLTKGVKGGWQWDLAQIEAQGITDNIVSLMIGRMQKLPAATQEVLKLASCIGNRFDLEVLAIVGEQSIQETANALVEAILRGLIIPIESDESAGRNYRFYHDRVQQAAYSLIADESKSVAHLKIGRLLLKNSSYEQVNEQIFDLVNQLNLAVHLIIEQTEKDELVRLNLIAAKKAKASIAYIPAKRFFSVAMNLLAENTWIEQYEQTFTLFRELAECEFLTGNLEQAEQLFELLLLKAESHVDKSNIYMSQIRLYQVAGRFEEALTLGLEALKLFEVTFPDTDEEVKAAIAIERNQISTNLDNRQVSDLINALVIEDPNIKTVISLLTTLGPPTYLGRPHLFPLVVLKAVNYSLKFGNTEDSCFAYSMYAMLLVSIFHDIPTGYAFSEMAIQLNEKFHDLKLRGVVLHIHGSHINVWRNHIASDIPFLELGFISCVEAGDVTMANYNGYQGSWQIIQLGFPLAETYKSLEKYTAFACQSKHEAVYQTIRLQQMLLMNLRGLTYQRLTLSNDEFDESYALSIIKDAGFVSGIIFYNIIKLIIFFTYREYTEALKCALKLSQFPIATLALPIETDYILYYSLTLTALYSTVSFSEQEQFLLTLKSHQQQLQYWAYHCPENFLHKSQLVAAEIARIKGRDLEAMSLYEQSITSAREQGFVQYEALANELDAKFYFEREFELIAKTYLQEAKNSYLRWEASAKVKHLEESYPQLLPQQQLTSNGTFITTGEHLNFLSVVKASQSISSEIVFSRLLKTLMQIVIEQVGGEIGYLLLEHEQNLVIEVEAKVNSQVEKLNVSRPAFDGEISQVIPQSMLNYVQQTQETVILQNATEQNMFSGDEYVIQKQPKSVLCLPIARQSKLLGILYLENNLIPSAFTQEKLSVLEILTVQIAISLENARLYQGLENSQEQLNLALKSGKIGVWSWDIANDLFNWDQQIYQLFGLTPETFVATFESILARLHPDDSPLLAQSLSRAINEGVEHDLEYRIIWDDSSIRYLACRGKAFFNEVGKATHMSGIVLDITDRKQAEAERIQLIQEQTARQEAETDQQQAAFLAQVSATLASSLNYENTLASVANLVVPYFADWCSVDLLQDNQSINRVAVAHRDPEKVKLGWELHQHYPRKLDEPGGVPKVLRTGIPEMVTEISDALLAKGIQNAEHLRIIREIGLKSCIMLPLMARERIFGAISFFTSESERRYSTSDLSLAEDIAHRAAIAIDNARLYQEAQQAQKTAEIALERIARLQSITAALSESLTPAQVSEVIVEQSMAALGANSALVALLNENKTELEIVQTVGYNQDLVEAWRHFSIDSPSPLAEAVRTGQPTWIESKQNRMARYPHLAEAYAQYDIDAWISIPLMVEGSAVGGVTLGFDQLQLLSGEDQAFILAVAQQCAQAIARAHLYEAERTARNAAESANRIKDEFLAVLSHELRTPLNPILGWTKLMRSRKLDQATSDRALETIERNAKLQTQLIEDLLDVSRILQGKLNLNFGPINLVSVIEAAIETVRLSAQAKSIEIETIFESGVGQVLGDGNRLQQVIWNILSNAIKFTPNRGQVTIKLEQVGSQVQICVTDTGKGIVPEFLPYVFDYFRQADGATTRKFGGLGLGLAIVRHLVELHGGTVQVESLGEEKGATFTVRLPCLQDESKGIKDKINTSSLLPDQSLPLSGLNILVVDDDADMREFLPFMLEQYGATVTAVASAIAALTALSQSQPNLIISDIGMPEMDGYMLMRQIRSLEPEKGGTIPAIALTAYAGEMDSRQAIAAGFQQHISKPVDPEELVKAIGSLIKSL; from the coding sequence ATGATGATTGCATTACCCGGATTTAAAATTGTCACTTTGTTAAAAGCAGGGGTAAAAGCAGTCATATACCGTGGAATCAAGATTAAAGACCAGTGTCCGGTAATTATCAAAGGGCTACGTCCAGAACAGTGTACACCCAATAATATTGAACAACTCAAACGTGAGTATGCGATCGCTCAAAGGTTAAATATCCCCGCCGCAGTCAAGGTATACGCCTTAGAGATGCACCAGGGAATCCCTTATTTGATTATGGAGGATTTTGAGGCGCGATCGCTCGATCAATTGCTAGACCAATTTCAAGAACCTGTTTCGTTCTTAAAGATTGCGATTGAAATCACCAGCAAACTCGCACAAATTCACACTCGTAACATTGTCCACAAGGATATTAAGCCGCAAAATATCTTAGTTAATCTCGACACCAGTCAGGTTAAAATCGCCGATTTTGGAATTGCTGCTTTTATTCCATATCAGCAGCAAATAGTTAGCAGTTCCAGTCGCATTGAAGGCAGTTTACCTTATCTTTCACCTGAACAAACCGGACGGATGAATCGAGGAATTGACCATCGTAGCGATTTGTATTCACTGGGAGTCACCTTTTATGAGATGCTGACAGATCAGCTACCATTTCAAGGCAAAGACCCCTTAGAGTGGGTGCATTGTCATATTGCCCAATCTCCGCCATCTCCGAAAAAGCTCAACGATGATATTCCCCTTATGCTCTGTGACATCATTATCAAATTGTTGTCGAAGGTTGCAGAACAGAGATATCAAAGTGCTTTAGGTTTGCAATTTGATTTGGAACAGTGTTTAAAACAATTGGAAACAACTGGAGAAATTCAATCCTTTATTTTGGGTGAGCAAGATATCTCAAAACGCTTTCAAATTCCTCAAAAATTGTATGGACGAGAACAAGAAATTGCCAAGCTTCTCCAAGCATTTGAGCGAGTTGTTAGCCAAGGAAAACCAGAACTTGTCCTCGTCTCTGGCTATGCTGGGATTGGTAAATATTCTTTAGTTAAGGAGATTCACAAGCCCATTGTCAAAGAACGTGGCGTTTTTATATTTGGTAAATTCGATCAGTATAAACGAGATATTCCTTACTCCACCATTGTTCAAGCTTTTAAAACACTTGTTAGACAAATTTTAACTGAGCCTGAAGAACAACTTGCCAATTGGAAAAAGCGAATACAAATAGCATTAGGGAACAATGGTAGATTAATCACCGATGTAATTCCAGAAGTTGAATTAATTGTTGGAGAACAGCCACCTATACCAGAATTAGGGCCTTCTGAATCTCAAAATAGATTTAATTTAGTATTTCAGAATTTTCTCAGTGTATTTTCGCAAAAGGAACATCCACTCACTGTTTTTTTAGATGATATGCAGTGGGCAGACAGCGCTACTTTAAATTTAATTCAAACCGTCATTACTGGGTCTAGTATCCATTATCTCTGCTTTATTTTAGCTTATCAAGATAATGAAGTAGATGTTGTGCATCCCTTTAGTTTAATGATGGAGAAGATTTGCCAGCAGGGAGTAAGAAAAACTGAAATTATTCTTACTCCTTTAAATCTTGTTCATGTAAATCAATTGATTGCTGATACATTGCATAGTTCAGCAGAACGAGTAGAACCTCTTGCTCAATTGATTATCCAAAAAACTGATGGTAATCCTTTCTTTATCAATGAATTTCTGAAAACACTGCATCAAGAAAATCTGCTAATTTTTGACCCCCGTCAATCTCTCCTTACCAAGGGGGTAAAAGGGGGGTGGCAATGGGATCTAGCTCAGATTGAAGCCCAAGGTATTACAGATAATATTGTCAGCTTGATGATTGGGCGGATGCAAAAGCTACCAGCCGCAACTCAAGAAGTGCTTAAATTAGCCTCCTGTATTGGTAATCGCTTTGATCTAGAAGTTTTAGCGATCGTTGGTGAACAATCTATTCAAGAAACAGCAAATGCCCTTGTTGAAGCAATTTTAAGAGGATTAATTATCCCTATAGAGTCAGATGAAAGTGCTGGTAGAAACTATCGTTTCTACCATGACCGAGTTCAACAAGCTGCATACTCCTTAATTGCTGATGAATCAAAGTCGGTAGCTCATCTGAAGATTGGGCGACTTTTACTAAAAAATTCCAGTTATGAACAAGTTAACGAGCAAATTTTTGATTTAGTTAATCAACTAAATCTCGCGGTTCATCTGATTATTGAACAGACAGAAAAAGATGAGTTGGTAAGATTGAATTTAATCGCTGCTAAGAAAGCAAAAGCATCTATAGCCTACATTCCTGCTAAAAGATTTTTTAGCGTTGCCATGAATCTTTTAGCTGAAAATACCTGGATAGAACAATACGAACAAACATTTACTTTATTTAGAGAACTAGCTGAATGTGAATTCTTAACCGGAAATTTAGAACAAGCAGAACAACTATTTGAATTACTATTGCTCAAAGCAGAATCTCATGTAGACAAATCTAATATTTATATGTCGCAAATCAGACTCTATCAAGTCGCAGGTAGATTTGAAGAGGCGCTGACATTGGGATTAGAAGCTTTAAAACTTTTTGAGGTGACATTCCCTGATACAGATGAGGAAGTGAAAGCTGCGATCGCAATTGAAAGAAACCAGATATCAACTAATCTAGATAACAGACAAGTCTCAGATTTAATTAATGCTTTAGTAATTGAAGACCCCAATATTAAAACAGTAATTAGTCTGTTGACAACTTTGGGCCCGCCTACTTATCTTGGTAGACCTCATCTCTTTCCTTTAGTCGTACTGAAAGCAGTTAACTACTCACTCAAGTTTGGGAATACGGAAGATTCCTGTTTTGCTTACAGTATGTACGCCATGTTGTTGGTTTCTATCTTCCATGATATTCCTACAGGTTACGCATTTTCTGAGATGGCAATTCAATTGAATGAAAAGTTTCACGACTTGAAACTTAGAGGAGTTGTTTTACACATTCATGGAAGCCATATTAACGTTTGGCGTAACCACATTGCTAGCGATATTCCTTTTTTAGAACTGGGATTTATTAGCTGTGTGGAAGCAGGCGATGTGACGATGGCAAACTACAATGGTTATCAAGGCTCGTGGCAAATTATCCAGTTAGGTTTTCCACTTGCAGAAACATACAAATCGCTAGAAAAATATACTGCATTTGCCTGCCAGTCTAAACATGAGGCTGTCTATCAGACAATCAGACTACAGCAGATGTTGCTGATGAATCTGCGCGGACTTACTTACCAAAGGTTGACTCTAAGTAATGATGAATTTGATGAATCCTACGCTTTATCTATTATTAAAGATGCAGGTTTTGTCAGTGGAATTATTTTTTATAATATTATTAAATTAATTATCTTTTTTACATATAGAGAATATACAGAAGCACTAAAATGTGCATTAAAATTATCTCAATTTCCTATAGCAACACTGGCATTACCCATTGAAACAGATTATATTTTATATTACTCACTGACTTTAACGGCTCTTTATTCAACAGTATCTTTTTCAGAGCAAGAACAGTTTTTACTAACTCTAAAATCCCATCAACAACAATTGCAATACTGGGCTTATCACTGCCCTGAAAACTTCTTACACAAGTCTCAATTAGTAGCTGCTGAAATAGCTCGAATTAAAGGTCGAGACTTGGAAGCAATGAGCTTGTATGAGCAATCAATTACTTCAGCCCGTGAGCAGGGATTTGTACAATATGAAGCTTTGGCTAATGAGCTAGACGCTAAGTTTTACTTTGAGCGAGAGTTTGAATTAATTGCCAAAACTTACTTACAAGAAGCTAAAAATTCATATCTGCGCTGGGAGGCATCTGCAAAAGTTAAGCACCTCGAAGAATCCTATCCTCAGTTATTGCCACAACAACAGCTTACTTCTAACGGAACATTTATCACCACAGGCGAGCATTTAAACTTTTTATCGGTAGTTAAAGCTTCTCAAAGCATATCGAGTGAAATTGTTTTTTCGCGGTTGTTGAAGACATTAATGCAAATTGTCATCGAGCAAGTAGGAGGAGAAATCGGTTACTTATTGCTTGAACACGAGCAAAATCTGGTCATAGAAGTAGAAGCTAAGGTTAATTCCCAGGTTGAAAAACTCAATGTTTCTCGACCCGCATTTGATGGCGAAATTTCACAAGTTATTCCGCAATCAATGCTGAATTATGTTCAGCAAACTCAAGAAACAGTGATTTTGCAGAATGCTACTGAGCAAAATATGTTTTCTGGAGATGAGTATGTAATCCAGAAACAACCTAAATCTGTACTTTGTTTACCGATCGCGCGTCAGTCGAAATTACTTGGTATTTTATATTTGGAAAACAATCTTATCCCCAGCGCCTTTACACAGGAAAAACTTTCCGTACTAGAGATTTTGACAGTTCAAATTGCTATTTCTCTAGAAAATGCTCGTCTTTATCAAGGTTTAGAGAACAGTCAAGAACAGCTTAACCTGGCATTAAAATCTGGCAAAATTGGTGTTTGGAGTTGGGATATTGCCAATGATTTGTTTAACTGGGATCAGCAGATTTATCAACTATTTGGGTTAACACCTGAAACTTTTGTTGCAACCTTTGAATCCATCTTAGCTCGTCTGCATCCAGATGATAGCCCATTGCTGGCTCAATCGTTGAGCCGAGCGATTAACGAAGGCGTAGAGCATGATTTAGAATATCGAATTATTTGGGATGACAGCAGTATCCGCTACCTAGCCTGCCGGGGAAAAGCCTTTTTCAACGAAGTAGGTAAAGCTACACACATGAGTGGCATTGTACTTGATATCACAGATCGCAAACAAGCTGAAGCCGAACGTATCCAACTTATTCAAGAGCAAACCGCGCGACAAGAAGCAGAAACCGATCAGCAACAAGCAGCATTTTTAGCTCAAGTCAGTGCAACCTTGGCTTCTTCCCTCAATTACGAAAACACGCTAGCAAGTGTGGCAAACTTAGTTGTGCCTTACTTTGCTGATTGGTGTAGCGTTGATCTGCTACAAGACAACCAATCAATTAATCGGGTAGCAGTTGCTCACCGAGATCCAGAGAAAGTTAAACTCGGTTGGGAACTTCATCAGCATTATCCGAGAAAGTTGGATGAACCGGGAGGTGTGCCGAAAGTACTGCGTACAGGAATTCCTGAAATGGTAACTGAAATCTCAGATGCACTATTAGCAAAAGGCATCCAAAATGCAGAACATCTAAGGATTATACGTGAAATTGGTTTAAAGTCCTGTATAATGTTACCCTTAATGGCACGTGAAAGAATTTTTGGTGCAATTTCCTTTTTTACATCGGAATCAGAACGTCGTTACAGCACATCTGACTTGTCACTAGCTGAAGATATTGCCCATCGAGCGGCGATCGCCATCGATAATGCCCGCCTTTACCAAGAAGCGCAGCAAGCCCAAAAAACGGCAGAAATAGCCCTAGAGCGCATTGCCCGTCTCCAATCCATTACGGCTGCCCTTTCAGAATCGCTGACACCAGCCCAAGTCTCTGAGGTCATTGTAGAGCAGAGTATGGCTGCCTTGGGAGCGAATTCTGCCCTCGTTGCCTTACTAAATGAAAACAAGACTGAACTAGAAATTGTGCAGACGGTTGGTTATAACCAAGATTTGGTAGAAGCTTGGCGGCATTTTTCTATTGATTCACCTTCCCCTTTAGCCGAAGCTGTGCGGACTGGGCAACCTACTTGGATTGAATCGAAGCAAAATAGAATGGCTCGTTATCCTCATCTAGCTGAAGCTTACGCCCAATACGATATTGATGCCTGGATTTCTATTCCCTTGATGGTGGAAGGTTCGGCAGTGGGAGGTGTCACTTTAGGATTTGACCAACTTCAACTACTTAGTGGAGAGGATCAAGCCTTTATCTTGGCTGTTGCTCAACAATGCGCCCAAGCGATCGCTCGTGCCCACCTTTACGAAGCGGAACGAACAGCGCGAAACGCTGCAGAATCAGCAAACCGCATCAAAGATGAATTTTTAGCTGTGCTATCCCATGAATTGAGAACACCGCTTAACCCCATTCTGGGTTGGACAAAGCTGATGCGGAGTCGCAAACTTGACCAAGCAACAAGCGATCGCGCCCTCGAAACTATTGAGCGCAATGCCAAATTACAAACCCAATTAATTGAAGATTTGCTTGATGTTTCCCGTATCCTTCAGGGTAAACTCAACCTCAATTTCGGCCCCATTAATTTGGTATCAGTCATTGAAGCTGCGATCGAAACAGTACGTTTATCAGCACAGGCTAAGTCCATCGAGATTGAGACAATTTTTGAATCTGGTGTCGGGCAAGTTTTAGGTGATGGCAATCGATTGCAACAAGTCATTTGGAATATTCTTTCCAATGCAATTAAGTTTACTCCTAATAGAGGACAGGTAACAATTAAATTAGAGCAAGTTGGCTCACAGGTACAAATCTGCGTAACTGATACAGGTAAAGGGATTGTACCTGAGTTCTTACCTTATGTCTTTGATTATTTCCGTCAAGCAGATGGAGCCACAACCCGGAAATTTGGCGGTTTAGGTTTAGGATTAGCGATCGTCCGGCATCTTGTTGAACTTCACGGCGGAACTGTGCAAGTAGAAAGCCTGGGTGAAGAAAAAGGAGCAACTTTCACCGTCCGACTTCCATGTTTACAGGATGAAAGTAAAGGAATCAAAGATAAAATAAATACCTCCTCACTGCTGCCAGATCAGTCCTTACCTTTATCTGGCTTAAATATTCTCGTGGTCGATGATGATGCAGATATGCGAGAATTTTTACCTTTCATGCTGGAGCAATATGGTGCAACGGTGACAGCTGTAGCCTCAGCCATTGCAGCTTTAACTGCACTGAGTCAATCCCAGCCAAATTTGATTATTAGCGATATTGGGATGCCAGAAATGGATGGTTATATGCTGATGCGACAGATCAGGAGTCTGGAACCAGAGAAAGGTGGGACAATTCCCGCGATCGCTCTAACAGCCTATGCTGGAGAGATGGATTCTCGGCAAGCGATCGCAGCCGGATTTCAACAGCATATTTCCAAACCTGTAGATCCAGAAGAATTGGTAAAGGCGATCGGATCATTAATTAAAAGTTTGTAG
- a CDS encoding cytochrome c biogenesis protein CcdA has product MFDNLQTQIYQLEQFANSLVSNQLAHLSVVSVGIIFGAGLLTSLTPCMLSMLPITIGYIGGYEAKNRLQAAAQSTWFALGLATTLAGMGIIAALVGKVYGQVGIGLPIIVSIIAILMGLNLLEALPLQFPSLGETNWISQDLPIGLRSYLLGLTFGLVASPCSTPVLASLLGWIANTQDLILGAVLLLSYTAGYVAPLILAGTFTASIKKLLELRRWSGWINPVSGALLVGFGVFSLISRIPLGSF; this is encoded by the coding sequence ATGTTTGATAACCTGCAAACCCAAATTTACCAACTAGAACAATTTGCCAACAGCCTCGTTTCTAACCAACTGGCACACCTTAGCGTGGTCAGCGTTGGTATCATCTTTGGCGCTGGCTTGCTCACCAGTCTTACACCCTGTATGCTTTCTATGCTGCCAATTACCATTGGTTACATCGGCGGTTATGAAGCCAAAAACCGCTTGCAAGCAGCTGCCCAATCAACTTGGTTTGCTTTAGGATTAGCAACTACATTAGCCGGGATGGGAATAATAGCAGCTTTGGTAGGAAAAGTCTATGGACAAGTGGGAATTGGTTTGCCGATTATCGTCAGCATTATCGCAATTCTCATGGGGCTGAACTTACTAGAAGCACTACCTCTGCAATTTCCATCCTTGGGCGAAACGAATTGGATTTCGCAAGATTTACCTATAGGATTGCGTTCTTATTTACTGGGGCTGACTTTTGGCTTAGTTGCATCTCCTTGTAGCACGCCTGTTTTAGCCAGTTTACTGGGTTGGATTGCCAATACTCAAGACTTAATTTTAGGCGCTGTTTTGCTACTTTCGTACACAGCAGGTTATGTAGCACCATTGATTTTGGCGGGTACTTTTACAGCTTCAATTAAAAAATTACTAGAATTGCGTCGCTGGTCTGGTTGGATTAACCCAGTTAGCGGGGCGCTGTTGGTAGGATTCGGTGTATTTTCCTTAATTTCTCGGATTCCCCTTGGCAGTTTTTAA